The nucleotide window AAAACCGATAGGTAGCATCAAAATTTTCTCAATATCACTCAAAATAATGGTTGGGTCGTCATACCTTCGCAATTAAAGGCTTCTGGATTAGGATGACCGAGAGCAGTTAACTTTAGCTTAAAAATATTACTCATTCTACttaatttgtttttactttcagttgtattttagtatttttcaataaaatttcattgagaCCGGTCTTTATCCGCTTTGTCTTggccaaagagtatgtaacaTAACTCCGCTGGGAgtttaagtattctgtggtatGTAATCATCActcaaagagaatataatccataatcactacgttctcgctcggacttcgtctgtgttggtgttgactggcgggcgtgctctgcctttttggagtgtttttttttttttgttaaaactgactggaaagcgctagagggggtgccgtgcgtgtgtcggcgagcgccggcacagacagggtccatacttgtacagtttatataactaactaacttgttacttgttgttgttgttgtttaactataaacttgacattggctaatctttgtaaagccagacgagagaggaaaaaaaacgTTCTCGCTCTCGCATGGAGTGACGGTGACATGACAAAACCACAGATATGGCGTCACTGACACTGACACATTTTGTTGataaataaaccaaaaaaaagaaactcgaaaactaaatacataatttattcatttacattttacactAACTTTACAAGTTACGGTGCCTGTACTGGAACTTGAAAGATCTCAAATTATTAAATCAATAGGTATCACAAATCACAATGTCTTGGGTAAAAGAAAATTGTTTATCGTTCTTCCAACTTTTTTGTATTAAAGTTGTAAAAACTGGTAGAATACCGCAACATTTAGCCTTGATTATGGACGGAAATCGTCGCTACGCCAAAAAACTCAGCGTAGGTAGTACAGAAGGACATAATAAAGGGTTTGATAAACTCTCCGAAGTTTTGAAGGTTAGTACCTGTACTTTATGCATATTACCTAAGATTACCTACATATAAGTAAACTGAGTCATATCagagtacttattttttttttgttttgattagtGCATGTTTCCTTCTCCACAGTTTTCTTCTAATTTATGGCTGGGTATGTCATATAAAAGAGCATATTCCAGCCACAGACATGAATTTACATGTACATCGCTGATTCCAGCTTATTGTAAGCACtaggaaaatattttatttgttaactaCTAACTGAAGGTTTTCTCggttaaaatgtatgaaaattattttttaatacagttgctcaaaaagtggcgtattgcagggacgtatagcgttcgggatgtgggctattacataatcgtgctttttctttacctttcccgcactcgtgctttttctttcccaactgtcaaaatattaaaaagaaaaaccaaccaagaagtttttactaaaaaaattcatagaagtttttatgattcatgcaaatacgtatttttaataagaagctactaatttgtttcaatatcagatttaatgatttgattgaatgagtttggttaggtttcatttcatttcatctcattaaatttcattttcatttcatatcaataaaaacttctactgaagacttggctgtatgggcatagttccctttgcctaccagaatgggtgaagaaaaaaaaaactctgcttatattctacggttggcgccatttttcagaaattttctttgcgagtttagttgttggttgcctaaaatgagtaatttcgaccctagttttttatatctattagcaataaagttgttttaaattaaattaaattaagttagttgagattattgtgtttttattattttattaaattgcttcattttttcgcaactgtattaaaaatagtcgttcagtacacgtgcggaaccgtcattgcaactcgttccgactgtcaaccctcgccttcagctacgcctcggctcgggtagacatttgtcggaactctttgcaatgacagcctttccgcacttgtaatgaaatatactatttagGACTAAGTTTGATCTTTTCTGTatgtttctgttttttttttgtactgtataCTGTGTTTGTGCTATGGTCCCAAtcaaacaatatttatttatttattaactatatTTGACCAAATTACTGGCTAGCTGCCAGCATCAGCGGGCTAAAACAAGAAATTTTGATTATTTGCTCATTGTAATAATGGCTTAATGTATGATATTCTTTCTGCTActgtaaaaatacaatttatttaagtaaattgtGGTTTTTAATACTAagcctttaaaataatataatataccctgaaaaaaatctgtattaatCTATTGACAATGTCAATTGCTCAGGCTCAGGAATAGAGGATAACCAACTGCAAAAATAACTTTGTTTCTAATAATCTTGCTTTAGGATTTTTGTTTGCATGTCTTTTGAATTCTACTATATAAGTCTGtaactatacatattatatgctcTGACAATAATTGACAATCAATTGACCGTAGGTCAATTCCAGAAAACCTGcaacaatcattattacaattgcaattgttgtgattggctgactTTATGGTATTATTGTTACatcaatgcattgtagccaatagtgagcaagTGTTGGCCAATCAGATgtgattgcgattgttataCTGCAACTGTACCTATCCTTATGTAATGTAATGTTCACAGTGGTGCCTAGACCTTGGTATTCCTGAAGTAACAGTATACGCATTCAGCATTGAAAACTTTAAACGGAGCCAAGATGAGGTAGACGCCCTCATGGAGTTAGCAAGTGACAAATTTAAACGGCTTTTAGAAGAAATGTAAGTATGTGATAGGGTTGATTTATACTAGCAGCGAATCAAAGCGACTTCTATCTCCTGTAAAGCATGGAATCACATGTAATTCAGTTTGAttcgctgtttttttttttttttttttgatatttctaggctatctgcaatcagtcatttgCCGACTATAATCAAATTGTATGAATGCGTTGCGGGTTTGGAGAAGGTCACTCCATCAAGAGACTCTTCTCATAGGGTTATCCCTGGCTTTATTGTCCACAAGACAGTTCTTCTATTGTGGCTCGTTTTAGCCTATTTACTCTGCTGCATGTGGTAAGTGACACTGCCAGACTATTCGCATGGACTTCTAGCTTGGCTTTGTGTTTTttagcattattattaatttcttctTTGATTGTGGGCATTGCAAGATACTCATATGTGATTCGCTGTTAGTATAAATCGTACACTCTGGCCCGAGAATCGGAACTGAAATAGAGATGCACATTGATTGGAAGATATTCAGAGGCAACTTCCCCAAAGGGAAGAACTCCATGTGTCACAGCTATATTATCAAGTTCTAGAATATATGCCTTCTCTTTAAACGACGAATCGCAAGTGTCAACTGTACTGTCAGGAGAGTTGGATGATTAACAAATCTTGTTTAGTAATTGCAGCAATGGTCTTTTAATTTCTTTCTGGGCCAAAGTTTCCTATCACAAGGCTAGAAGGCCCACCActaaaagccggccaagtgcgagtcatcttactagttatcttactttgaaaattgaaacacattttaattttttttaatttgtgtgtAGTTTTCCGCGAATTTGTggaaattcgcggttttcagatttattcctgtacttgtgctataagacctacctacctgcctacatgattctaggtcaacgggaagtaccctataggtttcttgacagacacatcggaaggacagacggacggacggacggacagacacacaacaaagtgatcctataagggtttcgtttttccttttgaggtatgaatGAGTATTTGTACATTTTCTGCAGTGATCAAATAAACGAGTGGGGAGTTCGGATGCATGTGGCCGGGCGCTTGTCCCTTCTACCCGCAGAGCTTCAAGCGCTTGTGTCCAAAGCAATGCTGGCCACAAGGCAAAACAACAAACTGCGTCTTAATATAGCCTATAGTTATACTGGTAATatcatttatctatttattaatttttttctgcaAATAAATGTATCCTtcctttaaataataatgagttttccttaaaagataaacaaatgtCAGTATATTTTTTGCAGAAACGCGTTATCAATGTTTgccttttaagtaaactaaggaaaacttgCTCAATATGGATCATCATTCACTAGAATTTTGCATTGTGTAAAACTGGACTTCTTAAATCACGTTACCCCGCTTTAGAAGCTATAAATACGCTGTAACTACCTAAGGCCCTATCACCATTAGGTGAACAGTGAGCTGCTAACTGTTTGCTTCCAGTGTCCTTACAGCACCTTATGTACGCAGTTTCGCTTGTCAACTCATTCAGTGAGCGGCTGATTCGCAGCGAACGATACGCGCGTACGGtaaagtaaaatgaaaaaaaatgaaatttatttaccaAATACAAAGTCTTATACAATTTTgctgtgtctggtggtacccacaTTAGGTAATCCTGCATCGTGGGTATCTAATTCGCATTAACAATATTATGccgatttacaatatttatttgacaCTTGGTTCACaaagtacagtacaaccaaattaataatgcgcatagaaatcttcgtcactgttcggcaacggtcgtatgatacacatgatattgactcctatttgttcataacaaggtgcaaaatgcaagtgcattgtttagggctcttacgattcaatgattcggaatatctGATCGGATcggatctgcatgcgcattattaatttggttgtactgtaaagTACTATCGAGTTAGCGACCGATAAGCCGCTCAAAGTCAGCCAGCAAACAGTTAGCGGCTCACTGTTCGCCTAATGGGGAGAACGTCACGCATATCGTGATGTACCATTAATTTTGTAGGTCGTGACGAAATAAGTAGAGCAGCATCATATATTATAGACAGCGTTAAAAATAAAGAGCTGACAGCAGATGACATTGACGAAGACCTAATCTCACAGACTCTGGACCTCGGGGAACCAGAGCTGTTGGTGAGAACATCTGGCGAAGTTAGACTTTCAGATTTCATGTTGTGGCAGGTAAGAAAACCCGAAAACACAAAACTTTGCGTTGTATTACTCGTATGATAAAAAACGTTTGCtgacttattttaaaaaaccggccaagtgcgagtcagtctggcgcaccgagggttccgtactctggtaatttttccgacactttgcacgataaatcaaaaactattatgtataaaaataaaataaaaatctgttttagaatatacaggtaaagccctttcatatgataccccacttggtatagttatcttactttgaaaattgaaacatattttttttttaatgatgtaaccacaaattcacggttttcggatttattcctttacttgcgctataagacctacctatctgcatgattctaggtcaacggaaagtgccctatagttttcttgacagacacgacggacggacggacagacagacaggcaacaaagttatcctataagggttctgtttttctgtTTGGGAATCCCGCGCATTTTGTTTTACTTCAACCATGAGTAAAGGTAGCACGATTTTTTCCAGGTGAACAGAACAGTACTGTATTTCACGGATGTTTTGTGGCCCGAGTTCACAATATGGAATCTGTTGGCCGCCATCATTCACTTCCAAAGGCACGCCCCGCCAGCGTTGCAAGAAAAAGAAAACACACCCATACAACAAGAATTCTTAGAAAAATTGGAAACAAGAAAGTGGCAAACATTAGAGAAAATTGTAGGttgttgataaataaaatacaataatagtgCTAATTGAGTTGTACACAATCCAACTTGACGGGTCTTAAAGTAATTAGCACCATTTgtagactttttttttaatttatcgactAGCAATTGGCTGCAGTCATACATCGTGGCAAGTGATGACAGCCCAAGATAGAACCGCGCCCTTTTTTTGTGTGCAAAAGGCTCTGCACGTGGTCCAAATAcctcaaaataatattagtcgATTTTATTCCTACTAGAACTAAAACATGgatgtaaaataatatacagtACTGGATTATAGATAAAATGTTAATGAAAAATCATTGTTATTgtaaattactattttatttaaataaagttaagaATTATTGGTACCTAGTTATTGCATTATTCACAACAATGTACAGATATATTTGCTAATATATTGAATACAAAGTACTGAGTGAATATTGTTCATTTTCCTTTCACAGTATACTTAGAATAGGTCTTAGTTGGATCGTAGGGCTCCCATCTGGATGCGGGGAATATGTGTTTGTTTCTTTCGTACCAAGACctggaataaaaaacttctTATAATTGACGCAAAATAAGTCCAATTTGAATTTGCAAGTTCGGAAATTGTGTAGGCCATAGACTCGAGTTTAAATACAAAAGCCCAACTGCTaggtgatttgctaactcagtgtctaacactgatttttttgttagttctacattgctgcttcactgggtgatattaaaaaaattaaaatattttttcatagaagaccttcaatggattaaaaaatgaggtCGGCTGCTATCAGTCAGTGGTAGACACTGGGTTAGCGAATCACTCCACAGTCTGTTTTTGTGCAAAGCGCAGTTATATGTaatgttcagattggactacatGTTTTACGCCAGATGTATCAAGTCGTGATAGCCTAATGCTTAATTAAATGTCTGTGAGTGATCCTTTTGTACCTGAAATctaatattaagtattctgtggctGAGCTAAAGCAAGAAAAAgttcatttgaaaattataataaccaGGCGCTGCGTTTCCACTCCACTTTGCCGGTGAGCGTTGCGCCTAAGACAAAAATAAAAGCTACGAACCTTAGGAGTACTTTCCCGGCATGGGAGTCTTGCTTTTCTTGTGTGGCGTCGTTCACTAATCTTATGTCGTCTGAAGCATCAAACTGGAATAGAGGACCACTCTTGCCGCGCGCCTACAACAAATGAGATGTATGTGATTAATTGATTAtggtacgtatgtatgtatatgcACTTTATTGCAACACAAATgacaagttacaaaaaaaagaaacttaaaatttgaaattttaatgcttATTTTCCCGCGGCAGAATGATTTTGTTTtgaagtacctaattaaaaactCGCCTTGCAATGCATACGAAGGGTtacgtactatcgtacaagaaatgactttttatgaaaagaaaagaaaaaaagaaagaaattttTATGGCgcccatttttaaatttttattatttgatactgtagcggcaaaagaaatatagtttctttgaaaattttaactcccTAGCTATTACATTTCActagatacagtccgctgacggacggatggacagatagCTGGGGCTTAATAATCCCGTACGCACCTTTGATTTAATGTAATTAACTAGACATAACGTAGCGGAAGTACTACTAGGCGCAGTCGCACGCGCTACCGACAAAGTGAAAATGTTTAGAGCAAAATAATCTCGAGCGTAGTAATACGGCATAAACTAACCTGCACGCAAGGCCGACCGCGCTTGTATCACTATTGGTACGAGGTCGCTTTCGagttttgttttttcaaaataaaataaatctgccTTTTTTTGATTCtaacatttttttcaataaatcgattgtaatttgtaatggtaaaacaaaattgttttcatttattgtaatattatttcgGGTCTTTCTACTTTTTTATGCATTCACATAGTTTTTAGCCTTcaggcccaaaatgttgaattcctaaaatctatactaataaataaaattggagtgtctgtctgtaatttcgaaataactaccacatattaaggtcatatgattatttgaacgataccataactgaatcacacgtttttaaaatttttgtctgtctgtctgtctgtttgaaaaggctaatcttcggaacggctgaactgattttaacgggattttcacatacaagtagaggattgaccagggtgtaacagaggctacttttttaaccgactttcaagaagggagttgtgtttttctacctatgtacactgaaatctccgagatttctgaaccgatttgcgtcatttcttgtttaatcgatagaggaactttgcgacattgtttcataaaacatttggattccaactcttcaatactgatgctgcaggggatctgaccaatccacgcgggcgaagctgcgggcatcagctagtattgaataTGCAAAATGTTGAACTTCAATTCTCAAAATGTTAAATCTTATCTGAAGGACAAAAAAAGTGTAAATACCTTAGTTACAATGAAATCGTAGAAAGTGTAGTGGTGTGGCAATATCAAGTCTTCTTTCACATACATGAGTTGGTCGGCAGACACCGTTTTCAACTCGCTGAACTCTGGTCGCAATGTATCAAGACATCTTTGCAGAAACTGATATATAGAGTTCCCTGTAACAATAATACATGAtactatttttagggtaccttatctccagagaaaaaaatgatcctataaaggaacccttataggatcactttgttgtttgtctgtctgttgtgccTGCTAAGAgaaaggaatcaaaacctatagggtacttcctgttgaccaagaatcatgaaatttgatcgatagcaatgtcttatagcacaagtaaagggaaaaatctgaaaagtgttaatttgtagttacatcccaaaaaaattaaagtgatgtttcttgtaggatggtacagaacccttcatgtacgagtctgactctcacttgaccgattttattaattataaataatagaatattaaaaaattataaataatatagtatttGTACACAAATActaaggattaaaaaaatatgagacAGTCAATTCAGTCATTGctataaaatttgaaaatcaaCTTAAATCCTTAATTTTCATAGATTTAGACAATCTTACTTTTTTCAATCCTTATTCTTATTGTCTTTATGATTAGcgatataaattatttttactctaACTTTGATATTTCGAAAGTATTGACCTATCGTGTCATTGCAAAATTTATTTGCAGGATGCttatttatgtaacatctttggtataaaaaactgtATTAAAATCTGTCTAGAAATTTTCAAGCAGCAATCTAAAAAATACATCTAAATGTCATCCACTTGTGCACTATACTATCTACCACAAAGATCTCTGTGGAGATAAACCCCCATGGCCGAAATTCGATCgcaattacattattatatatttatttgtaaaaacaaTCATTAACAATTAGgatcaaatctaacaaatcggacaaacaaaaggtgtacaacagtacttattttgaataaatgattttgactttgactttgattaagGGCCCATCCACAATACATGCGGTTTAACGTCGCATCACAGGAACGACGTCGCACGTCTTGCGGTTCCCATGTAATTCCCGCAATTTGTTGTGCATTGTCTAGAGTTTTACGATCCGACATAGCACCGCAAGTCTTGTAAAAGGCCCTAACTTCAACGACAATGGAATACATTACATGACGCAGAGAGAATTACCTTTTTTCAAGGTGACATTCCGCCTATGCCCAGAGCCGTCCCAGTAGCTGAAAGTGACAGTGATCGGCTCATCCTTGAGGCTGGCTTGCGTCATGACCCACTCCAGCCTCAGTTCCTCGCGAAGCTTCAAATCAGCTTCCTCCCTTTCTCTGTCCGGTAGAAATGACGTATCAACATCTggattctttttaatttttttacataccTGAAAGCaaactttttgaatttatttgatgatgattgatgacacatgatatataatttataacctTAGCCTTTACTTTACTTAAACAAATTCAGAAATGGTGTGAATCAAGGAAACAAATAGACATGGTGTTATGTTATAGTGTTGGTCTAGGATAGTATTTTTCACGTTCAATCACATGTAAAAAGCAGTATGTGTCACCATggaaaaaatgtggaaaaaaccTGTTTTTTTCTAGATTCCCCAGAATTATCAACATTAGGCTTGGCAGGCTGAGGCGACGATGGTGGTATGAATTAGATAAAACAGATTGCCTTAAGAAGCAGAGTAGGGAGTGGTGGAAAAAGTGAAAGGGATGGCCTTTGGCCAGTTATGGGAAAATTtaagttttccttttatacatatatttagatATCAAAAAAGTTGGCAAAGTTTGTCCCTTTCTAAGCCACAATATACCCCAGTTTCAATGAATCAACGAAGGTGGTCATCCAAGGTTTTATGACCCAACATCAAACTGAAGATTGTAATGTAGTACTAGTATAGTATCAATTCTTACAACTTCACTCTGATCTCGCCAAGTGGTTTCTGCTTTCTCTTCTTCTTCCTTTTCCTCTTCACAGTCTTCTTCTGAATCTTCATTCAAATCAAATGAGAGAGCTTGGATCTGAAACCAACAGTTGAAAGTCTACACTCTAAAACCTTGTCATTTCAATTAAACCAAACAAGTGAATGCTCACTTTATAtccaaaatatattttcttaggATAAACAGAGATAGAGCAATGCTTGGACTCGGt belongs to Maniola jurtina chromosome 6, ilManJurt1.1, whole genome shotgun sequence and includes:
- the LOC123866228 gene encoding protein FAM50 homolog, whose amino-acid sequence is MAHYKGAASEAGRAMHLMKKREKAQQEIELRKKKIEEDLKIENIENKFATHYDAVEQQLKSSTIGLVTLDEMKAKQEHIVREREKKLAQKKAEKEKERQKEIEAKQAQKNKQKRQIQALSFDLNEDSEEDCEEEKEEEEKAETTWRDQSEVVCKKIKKNPDVDTSFLPDREREEADLKLREELRLEWVMTQASLKDEPITVTFSYWDGSGHRRNVTLKKGNSIYQFLQRCLDTLRPEFSELKTVSADQLMYVKEDLILPHHYTFYDFIVTKARGKSGPLFQFDASDDIRLVNDATQEKQDSHAGKVLLRSWYERNKHIFPASRWEPYDPTKTYSKYTVKGK
- the LOC123866229 gene encoding dehydrodolichyl diphosphate synthase complex subunit DHDDS isoform X1, producing the protein MSWVKENCLSFFQLFCIKVVKTGRIPQHLALIMDGNRRYAKKLSVGSTEGHNKGFDKLSEVLKWCLDLGIPEVTVYAFSIENFKRSQDEVDALMELASDKFKRLLEEMLSAISHLPTIIKLYECVAGLEKVTPSRDSSHRVIPGFIVHKTVLLLWLVLAYLLCCMCDQINEWGVRMHVAGRLSLLPAELQALVSKAMLATRQNNKLRLNIAYSYTGRDEISRAASYIIDSVKNKELTADDIDEDLISQTLDLGEPELLVRTSGEVRLSDFMLWQVNRTVLYFTDVLWPEFTIWNLLAAIIHFQRHAPPALQEKENTPIQQEFLEKLETRKWQTLEKIVGC
- the LOC123866229 gene encoding dehydrodolichyl diphosphate synthase complex subunit DHDDS isoform X2 produces the protein MSWVKENCLSFFQLFCIKVVKTGRIPQHLALIMDGNRRYAKKLSVGSTEGHNKGFDKLSEVLKWCLDLGIPEVTVYAFSIENFKRSQDEVDALMELASDKFKRLLEEIDQINEWGVRMHVAGRLSLLPAELQALVSKAMLATRQNNKLRLNIAYSYTGRDEISRAASYIIDSVKNKELTADDIDEDLISQTLDLGEPELLVRTSGEVRLSDFMLWQVNRTVLYFTDVLWPEFTIWNLLAAIIHFQRHAPPALQEKENTPIQQEFLEKLETRKWQTLEKIVGC